A section of the Pseudomonas sp. FP453 genome encodes:
- a CDS encoding TIGR00645 family protein: MERFIENTMYASRWLLAPIYLGLSLGLLILALKFFQEIIHVLPNVFTMLEADVILLLLSLIDMALVGGLLVMVMISGYENFVSQLDIDDNKEKLNWLGTMDSSSLKMKVAASIVAISSIHLLRIFMDAKNVDPQHLMWYVIIHMTFVVSAFAMGYLDKLTKH; encoded by the coding sequence ATGGAACGCTTTATCGAAAACACTATGTACGCCTCACGCTGGCTGCTGGCGCCGATCTACCTGGGGCTGTCCCTGGGCTTGCTGATCCTGGCGTTGAAGTTCTTTCAGGAAATCATCCACGTCCTGCCCAACGTGTTCACCATGTTGGAAGCCGACGTCATCCTGCTGCTGCTGTCGTTGATCGACATGGCGCTGGTGGGTGGTTTGCTGGTGATGGTGATGATTTCCGGCTACGAGAACTTTGTCTCGCAGCTGGATATCGATGACAACAAGGAAAAGCTCAACTGGCTGGGCACCATGGACTCTTCCTCGCTGAAGATGAAAGTGGCGGCGTCCATCGTGGCGATTTCCTCGATCCACCTGTTGCGCATCTTCATGGACGCCAAGAACGTCGATCCACAGCACCTGATGTGGTACGTGATCATTCACATGACCTTCGTCGTCTCGGCGTTTGCCATGGGTTACCTGGACAAACTGACCAAGCACTGA